caaacctgagactgagtgcttttattgcaagggaagcggacactggaagcgaaactgccccaagtacttagcggacaagaaggccggcaacaccaaaggtatatgtgatatacatgtaattgatgtgtaccttaccagtactcgtagtagctcctgggtatttgataccggtgcggttgctcatatttgtaactcaaaacaggagctgcggaataagcggagactggcgaaggacgaggtgacgatgcgcgtcgggaatggttccaaggtcgatgtgatcgccgtcggcacgctacctctacatttacctacgggattagttttaaacctcaataattgttatttagtgccagctttgagcatgaacattgtatctggatctcgtttaatacgagatggctactcatttaaatccgagaataatggttgttctatttatatgagagatatgttttatggtcatgccccgctggtcaatggtttattcttaatgaatctcgaacgtgatgttacacatattcatagtgtgaataccaaaagatgtaaggttgataacgatagtcccacatacttgtggcactgccgccttggtcacattggtgtcaaacgcatgaagaagctccatgctgatggacttttggagtctcttgattacgaatcatttgacacatgcgaaccatgcctcatgggcaaaatgaccaagactccgttctccggaacaatggagcgagcaaccaacttattggaaatcatacatactgatgtgtgcggtccaatgagcgttgaggctcgcggaggctatcgttatgttctcactctcactgatgacttaagtagatatgggtatgtctacttgatgaaacacaagtctgagacctttgaaaagttcaaggaatttcagaatgaggtagagaatcaacgtgaccgaaaaataaagttcttatgatctgatcatgggggagaatatttaagtcacgaatttggtacgcacttaaggaaatgtggaatcgtttcacaactcatgccgcctggaacacctcagcgtaacgatgtgtccgaacgtcgtaatcgcactctattggatatggtgcgatctatgatgtcactcaccgatttaccgctatcattttggggatatgctctagagacagctacattcactttaaatagggcaccgtctaaatccgttgagacgacaccgtatgaattatggtttgggaagaaacctaagctatcgtttctaaaagtttggggatgcaatgcttatgtcaagaaacttcaacctgaaaagctcgaacctaagtcggaaaaatgcgtcttcataggataccctaaggaaaccattgggtataccttctaccttagatccgaaggcaagatctttgttgccaagaacgggtcctttctggagaaagagtttctctcgagagaagtaagtgggaggaaagtagaacttgatgaagtactgcctcttgaaccggaaagtagcgcagctcaggaaaatgttgctgtggtgcctacaccggatagataggaagttaatgatgatgatcaaggtacttcggatcaagttgctactgaacttcgtaggtccacaaggacacgttccacaccagaatggtatggcaaccctgtcctggaaatcatgttgttagacaacggtgaaccttcgaactatgaagaagcaatgacgggcccagattccaacaaatggcttgaggccatgcaatctgagataggatccatgtatgaaaacaaagtatggactttgacagacttgcccgatgatcggcgagcgatagaaaataaatggatctttaagaagaagacggacgcagacggtaatgttaccatctataaagctcgacttgtcgctaagggttatcgacaagttcaaggggttgactacgatgagaccttctcacccgtagtgaagctgaagtccgtccaaatcatgttagcaattgccgcattctacgattatgagatatggcaaatggacgtcaaaacggcattccttaacggctttcttaaggaagaattgtatatgatgcagccggaaggttttgtcgatcctaagaatgctaacaaggtatgcaagctccagcgctccatctatgggctggtgcaagcatctcggagttggaacattcgctttgatgaaatgatcaaagcgtttgggtttatgcagacttatggagaagcctgcgtttacaagaaagtgagtgggagctctgtagcatttctcatattatatgtggatgacatactattgatgggaaatgatatagaacttttggaaagcataaaggcctacttgaataagtgtttttcaatgaaggaccttggagaagctgcttacatattaggcatcaagatctatagagatagatcgagacgcctcataggtctttcacaaagcacatatcttgataagatattgaagaagttcaatatggatcagtccaagaaggggttcttgcctgtattgcaaggtgtgaaattgagctcggctcaaagcccgaccacggcagaagatagagaaaagatgagtgtcatcccctatgcctcagccatagggtctattatgtatgccatgctgtgtaccagacctgatgtaaaccttgccgtaagtttggtaggaaggtaccaaagtaatcccggcatggaacactggacagcggtcaagaatatcctgaagtacctgaaaaggactaaggatatgtttctcgtttatggaggtgacgaagagctcgtcgtaaagggttacgtcgatgctagcttcgacacagatctggatgactccaagtcacaaaccggatacatgtatattttgaatggtggggcagtaagctggtgcagttgcaagcaaagcgtcgtggcgggatctacatgtgaagcggagtacatggcagcctcggaggcagcacatgaagcaatctggatgaaggagttcattaccgacctaggagttattcccaatgcgtcgggcccgatgactctcttctgtgacaacactggagctattgcccttgccaaagagcccaggtttcacaagaagaccagacacatcaagcgtcgcttcaactctattcgtgaaaatgttcaagatggagacatagatatttgtaaagtgcacacggatctgaatgtcgcagatccgttgactaaacctcttccgcgagcaaaacatgatcaacaccagaaccagatgggtgttcgattcatcacaatgtaactagattattgactctagtgcaagtgggagactgttggaaatatgccctagaggcaataataaaatggttattattatatttccttgttcatgataattgtctattgttcatgctataattgtattgatcggaaaccgtaatacatgtgtgaaatacatagaccacaccatgtccctagtgagcctctagttgactagctcgttgatcaacagatggtcatggtttcctgactatggacattggatgtcattgataacgggatcacatcattaggagaatgatgtgatggacaagacccaatcctaagcatagcacaagatcgtgtagttcgtttgctagagcttttctaatgtcaagtatcatttcattagaccatgagatcgtgtaactcccggataccgtaggaatactttgggtgtaccaaacgtcacaaacgtaactaggtggctataaaggtgcactacaggtatctccgaagtgtctgttgggttggcacgaatcgagactgggatttgtcactccgtatgacggagaggtatctctaggcccactcggtaatgcatcatcataatgagctcaatgtgactaagtagttagtcacgggatcatgcattacggaacgagtataatgacttgccggtaacgagattgaacgaggtattgggataccgacgatcgaatctcgggcaagtaacataccgattgacaaagggaattgtatacgggattgcttgaatcctcgacatcgtggttcagccgatgagatcatcgtggaacatgtgggagccaacatgggtatctagatcccgctgttggttattggccggagagctgtctcggtcatgtctgcgtgattcccgaacccgtagggtctacacacttaaggttcgatgacgctagggttataaggaagatatgtatgtgattaccgaatgttgtttggagtcccggatgagatcccggacgtcacgaggagtttgggaatggtccggaggtgaatatttatatatgggaagttgtcatacggtcaccaaaaatgttcgggggcataccggtattgtaccggggccaccggaggggttctgggggtccaccgggaggggccacctgtcccagagggcctcatgggctgtagagggaagggaaccatcCCCTTGGAGGGCTGGCgccacccccccttgggcccatgcgcctagggttggggcggaaaccctaaagggggcgccccccttgcttggggggcaagccccctccccttggccgcccctcctctagatctcatctaaggggtccggcccccttcccccttctccctataaatagaggggcgaggggagggctgcaacaccacatccaaggcacagcccctcccctccccaacacctctcctcctccgtaagagcttggcgaagccttaTCGGAGAACtgccgctccatcaccaccatgccgtcgtgctgctgatggagctctcgtcctcaacctctccctcctccttgctggaacaaggcgcgggagacgtcaccgggctgcacgtgtgttgaacgtggaggtgctgttgttcggcgcttagatcggagtccaccgcgatctgaatcactttcgagtacgactccttcatccacgttcttgcaacgctgccgacttgcgatcttcaagggcatgaagatgcactcccctctctctcgttgctagttactccatagattgatcttggtgatgcgcagaatttttttaatttctgcaacgatccccaacagtaatccccccccccccccctcacacacacacacacagaaaagGGAAATCAGAGGAGGTCGGGAAGGATAGGAGAAGGGACTAAGATATCAGGGAAGCTaccatgaaaaaaaaagaaatcaGGGAAGGAAATGATAATTGAGTATTTGTTGCCACTTGCAGATCTTTGGGAGGTTTTTACGGGATTAGATTGCGCTAGGTACGTATGCACGGGAGGGCGCGAGGTCTGGCGGACGAACAAAGTATCGACAAAACGAACGAACGACATACCGACTTACCATCACTACCGTAGACTTCTTTTTTAGAAGCAGAGATATACGGCCGAATGCGAACAAAAACCATACATACATCCGTTCCCGAGCACCGCTAGTCAAACAAGCGAGCGAAAACGGATGTCCTCGGGTCAAACCAAATGTGCGGTCAAAGCAATATCTCAGCACTCAATTGGTCAAAAAGCTAACGTACATCACGGTCACGGCTATTTAAGGTGTTTGTTCCGAAGTCGCTTCAGTGTTTACTTCTGGATTTGACAAAAGCGACCTGGCTCATCCATCATCTCACCGATATCAGTGCATATACGATACTTTTCTTCCGACGTTCGTACGACCTGGAAACCGACGGCGTGCTGCATTTTGCTGCTATCGTGTGGATGATGTTGAACATCGTCGGATGAAAGATGTCGTATGTATAGCAACGTTGTCACCTAATCATGGATACAAACATGATTATGTTTCCAGATCATACGCGGTAGTATGGTATGGAGAAACGGGAAAATGTCTCAGTCCTATGAGTGTAAAAAAAAAATCGAGGTGGATGTCGAAATTCTTATAGGTCGGAGTATGTAACTTTGCTAGTTTTTTCTCGATTGACAATTacaaatatactccctccattctaaattataagatgttttaatttttttaaatcggATGTATATGGACACGTATTAgtatgtttgttcactcatttcagccTATGTATAGTTTGTACTCGTATAATTCGGAACGGGGTAGTATTTCTTTTGGCAAGCTACTTTGTTTTCCCATTTTGTCGGTAAACTGCTTGTGTTGAGTATATATAGCTTGCTTGTGTTGGGAGGACGTGAGCTCATGCATTCACTTTTGCGTACACATGGAGACGTCGGGGGGCGGCACGGCGCAGCACCACTTCGTGTGCCCCATCTCACTGCAGCCCATGCAGGACCCGGTCACGGCGCCCACCGGCATCTTCTACGACCGACGCGCCATCGAGCGGTGGCTCGCCAACGGCCACGCCACCTGCCCCGTCACCGGCCGGCCGCTCTCCCTCACCGACCTCACCCCGAACCACACCCTCCGCCGCCTCATACTCTCCTGGCATCCCGCGTCGAAGGTGGCACCTGACGTGGCGCCGACGTTGGAGCCCGATGATCCGGAGGTCGCTGTGCTCGTCGCGAAGGTGATGTCCCCGACTTCTTGCCCAACGGCCGATGTTCTCTGCGAGGCGGCGGCGTCTGCCGCTGTGAACATCACGGCGCGGCGGTGCATGGTGCGCGCCGGCGTCCAGTGGCGCGTGCTCCGTCTATTCTCGTCGTGCGGCAAGACGAGCTCGCGCGCTGTGATGCCCACCGTTGAAGCGTGCCTGGCTCTCCTTGACGCGCTCGACGTCTCCGCCGACGAGCTCCGGCCTCTCCTTTCCGGCAACCACGACCTCGTCGACGCGCTGACGCACGTGCTGGTGACGCTCGAGAATGGGACCTACACCGGCGGCGGCGGGAACACGACCAGAGACAGCGCGGTGCGGCTCCTAGACTCCGTGATCGAGTCGGCTGACGTGGTGCTGCTCGAGCAGCTGCGTCCGGAGCTCTTCCGCGCCGTCACGGCGGTAGTGCGCGACCGTACCGTATCCCCTGGCGCGACGCGCGCGGCGCTCCGTGCCCTCCTCAACTCGTGCCCCAGCGGCAACGGCAAGAACCGCGTCCTCATCGCCGAGGCCGGGGCGGCGCACGAGGCCATCGAGCTGGAGCTGTCCTCCTGGCCCTCGTCCCCGAGCGGCAAGAGCAGGCGCGTCACGGAGCTTGTCATGGCGCTGCTGGCCCGGCTGTGCGCGTGCGCGGAGGGGCGGGCTGCTTTGGTGGCGCACCCCGCGGGGATCGCACTGGTGGCAAAGCGTGCGCTGCGCGTGTCCGCGGCAACCGACACGTCCGCTGTGCGGGTGCTGGCGGCGGTCTGCGGCAGGGCGGCGTCGCCGGAGGTGGTGCGGGAGATGGCCCGCGTGGGCGCAGTAGGGAAGCTCTGCTGCATGCTGCAGGCCGACTGCGACCGAGACGTGAAGGAGACGGCGAGGGCCGTGCTGAGGATGCACTCCGGCGTGTGGTGCGGGTCGCCCTGCGTCAGCGCCTACCTGCTCTCTAGGTACCTCTAGTTAGCTGCCATGTCACACTTGCATTGGTGCATGGTGGAACTGGAACCTGCTTGTTGCGACATCCTGTTGGTTAATTGGATTTGTTGGTTCCTTGATCAATTCTTGCTGGTTTGTAAGATaaactgaagttgaaatcccaaaTTTGGCACTTGaggtgtcactgacatgtgggggccaAGAGATGTCATTTTCATGACTCGTGACTCGGGAGTTGTGAGATCTTTACAAATGCTAACCGCACATTACCATGGTTCAAATAGTTCAAATAAGGCGGACCAGGAGTCGACGAGTACATCACTGTGGAATAAATACAGTATGAaccatgcatgcgtgcatgcaccAGTGCACCACGTGTTGTAAAGGGCAAGAGTCAGCAGACTTGGAGCTCCTTGACTGAGACACAACACACATATACCCCGCATCCGTTTCATATCAATTCTTGTTTCGATTACGCAGCTTTCGATCACTGTGTCGGCATATTGATGTAGTCTTCAAatcaaactttgtaaaatttgatcaaatttatatttaAAAAATAGCATTCTTTTTTTGGGGTAAAAAATAACATTCATCATGATACCAAATCAATATCCTCAAATCGGTCatggaatactccctccgtccggaaatactcgtcggaggaatggatgtatctagatatattttagttttagatacatttatttttatgcatttctccgacaagtattttcagacggagggagtatatttttatattatatttcattttgtatttcattttaaaataaatttgattaaacttcacaaagtttgaccgaAGCAAAACTAATGTGCCAAGTAATACGAGAGGTATATCACCGTATTCAACATATGCTACCGTCGGTCATGTCCCTACATGTTAGTTGTATGAAAGTAAAAATAAGGGACGTCGACGCCCTAGATACaactgatatactccctccgttccaaaatactccctttgtttcaaaatagatgacccaacttcatactaactttgtactaaagttagtacaaagttgagtcatctattttggaacggagggagtaattgtctttctagccatctcaaatgaACTACaatatatggatgtatgtagacatgttttagagtttagattcactcattttgctctggatatagtcacttgttgaaatctctaaaaagacaattatttagaaacggagggagtactgttcAGTCAAGTCGCCAATTACATGCACTATCTAAATACACCTGTGTTACTACAGGGTGAAATAATATCTAAAAAATTGTGGCGTGTGAACAAATTTTACTTGGGCGGGTGGCGTCCACTGCGTCGTGATTGATTGCATGCAAAATTAACTAGTACCTGGCTACTCCCTTTGTCCGTCAAAGAGTGTGCGTCTGGCTTCAGATTTTTTCCCCAAAATAAGTGTACGTTTGGCTCCACCGATGGTAATTTTGCATTCCCTCCCCTGGTCTACGCCTCGAGGTCACCGCAGCGAGCGATGACCCAATCCTCTCGTCCTCCCCCAAATCTAAGCCAGTTTTCTTCCTCTCCCCCAAACTCTCTCCCTCCCGATCCAATCCCAGATTGCTGATAGTCAATCATCCAATCCAAGGCCATCGCTGGTCATGCAGAGATTAATGGCGGCCGGTCCATATAAGCTGCCGGTAGGGTGTGCATCGCACTGGATCCATGGAAGGCGACGGAGGAGCGGTAGGCAAAGGAGTGAGCGGAGGAGCAGAAGACGGCCATGGCCAGCGAGGCAAGGCCATCACGGCGGCCGGCGGCGCAACACGCGACCACGGCGGATCTAGTACTGGAGTCCCACACCATGCTCAAGCAGCCAGGTTCCACCCTCGTACGTCCTTCGGCGTCGGCGGAGCAGTGTCGAAGCCAAAATTTCCAGGTTCCTCTAGCTGGACAAGGGAGCAGGGGATGGCATTGAAGCCGGTGTCGGGCACATAGGCGTTGTACCTGCGGTGGAGCAGCTCATGCGACTGTGCAGGACGGCGTGGCCGCAGGTGCTGGGCAAAACGGTGTGGCGGCAGGTGCTGGGCAAGCTGGTCTTGGGGCTGACCAGGACGCCGTGGAGAAGACAAGCAAGTATACTACTCCGTGAGTACCATTAGCTCTCTAAGTTTGGCGATGCAAGCTGTACCGTGAATGGACAATTGGATAAATAATTTTAACCCAAAGTCCAGCATTGCACCACATCTAATATTATAATTTCTAGTCGGCTAAGCATGCATGACGCTCTCATATAGGTCGCGATCACAGTCTAAAACATTAGGAGGATTTCCTGCTCGTTCTAGGCCATACTTGTACATGTGAGGGATGTTGTAGTCGTTGCCTCCACCTCTCTTCATGACCTGAATTAAGCAGCTTTGTAGTGTTAGGAAAATTCTGTTTATCTTATCGGCATCATAGGCATCATATTCATGCTGCATATTGTTGATTAGCTCATCTAAATTGTTAGACACCAGCTGATCAGACATGGACTGTAGTGAAGAGAATAGGCCAAGGTCTAGGATATTCATATCCAGTGAGTTCGAGGGCTGTTGCATGAGGCGAATATCAAGCCCAGTTTGGGCAACAACATTAAGGAAACTTGGGACATGTGAGGGCACATTGTCTTGTTGGATCCATATGGTCTCACCAGCGAGCTATTGAGGCCAAATTGCTTGAATAGCTGGTAGTAACTTTTGAATCAAAAACTCCCTCGACGTTTCTCTATTAACGGAGATTGTTTTGGTGATTAGTGTCCCTCTTGGCTGGTAATCACTTTTCCTTGGCACTGGCTCCTACAAACAACAATACAACTCAAGTTGGATTAAGTACTGATgtgcaaaataaataaaataagtaaaggttGAAATTCACC
Above is a window of Triticum aestivum cultivar Chinese Spring chromosome 6B, IWGSC CS RefSeq v2.1, whole genome shotgun sequence DNA encoding:
- the LOC123134086 gene encoding E3 ubiquitin-protein ligase PUB23-like, encoding METSGGGTAQHHFVCPISLQPMQDPVTAPTGIFYDRRAIERWLANGHATCPVTGRPLSLTDLTPNHTLRRLILSWHPASKVAPDVAPTLEPDDPEVAVLVAKVMSPTSCPTADVLCEAAASAAVNITARRCMVRAGVQWRVLRLFSSCGKTSSRAVMPTVEACLALLDALDVSADELRPLLSGNHDLVDALTHVLVTLENGTYTGGGGNTTRDSAVRLLDSVIESADVVLLEQLRPELFRAVTAVVRDRTVSPGATRAALRALLNSCPSGNGKNRVLIAEAGAAHEAIELELSSWPSSPSGKSRRVTELVMALLARLCACAEGRAALVAHPAGIALVAKRALRVSAATDTSAVRVLAAVCGRAASPEVVREMARVGAVGKLCCMLQADCDRDVKETARAVLRMHSGVWCGSPCVSAYLLSRYL